One Pyrus communis chromosome 4, drPyrComm1.1, whole genome shotgun sequence genomic region harbors:
- the LOC137731072 gene encoding auxin-responsive protein IAA14-like isoform X2 has product MQTQTQASHAVILLCGGLPLSLPKTNTTTQQDRRKKKQQRKQLYASPPSRKMTSMLGVECDLNLRETELCLGLPGGGTSTVAEPETKATGKRGFSETVDLKLNLQSKEDLNDNVKNIASREKNDLRSCTKDPAKPPAKAQVVGWPPVRSYRKNIMAQKNTSEENTEKATVGGGGCSAAFVKVCMDGAPYLRKVDLKMYKSYQELSNALAKMFSSFTTGYYGAQGMIDFMNESKLMDLLNSSEYVPTYEDKDGDWMLVGDVPWGMFVDSCKRLRIMKGSEAIGLAPKAMEKCKGRS; this is encoded by the exons ATGCAAACACAGACACAAGCGTCCCACGCGGTTATATTATTGTGTGGgggtctccctctctctttgcCCAAAACCAACACAACAACGCAACAAgacagaagaaagaagaagcagcAACGAAAGCAGCTCTACGCATCACCACC TAGCCGGAAGATGACGAGCATGCTTGGAGTTGAGTGTGATTTGAACCTCAGAGAGACTGAGCTGTGCCTAGGGCTGCCTGGTGGTGGTACTTCTACTGTGGCTGAGCCGGAGACTAAGGCTACCGGAAAGAGAGGCTTCTCTGAGACCGTTGATCTCAAGCTCAACCTTCAGTCCAAGGAAGATCTGAATGACAATGTAAAAAATATTGCTTCCAGGGAGAAGAACGACCTCCGTTCTTGCACAAAAGATCCAGCAAAGCCTCCAGCCAA GGCACAAGTTGTGGGTTGGCCACCAGTTCGATCATACCGAAAGAACATAATGGCGCAGAAGAACACCAGCGAGGAAAACACTGAGAAGGCAACCGTCGGTGGCGGAGGCTGCAGCGCTGCATTTGTGAAGGTTTGCATGGATGGCGCTCCATATCTTCGTAAGGTGGATTTGAAGATGTACAAGAGTTACCAAGAGCTCTCTAATGCCTTAGCCAAGATGTTCAGTTCCTTCACCACCG GTTACTATGGGGCCCAAGGAATGATAGACTTCATGAACGAGAGCAAGTTGATGGATCTTCTTAACAGTTCCGAGTATGTGCCAACCTATGAAGATAAGGACGGTGATTGGATGCTCGTGGGTGACGTTCCATGGGG GATGTTCGTTGATTCATGCAAGCGCTTGAGAATAATGAAAGGATCAGAAGCAATTGGACTTG CCCCAAAAGCTATGGAGAAATGCAAAGGCAGAAGCTGA
- the LOC137731072 gene encoding auxin-responsive protein IAA14-like isoform X1 — protein MTSMLGVECDLNLRETELCLGLPGGGTSTVAEPETKATGKRGFSETVDLKLNLQSKEDLNDNVKNIASREKNDLRSCTKDPAKPPAKAQVVGWPPVRSYRKNIMAQKNTSEENTEKATVGGGGCSAAFVKVCMDGAPYLRKVDLKMYKSYQELSNALAKMFSSFTTGYYGAQGMIDFMNESKLMDLLNSSEYVPTYEDKDGDWMLVGDVPWGMFVDSCKRLRIMKGSEAIGLAPKAMEKCKGRS, from the exons ATGACGAGCATGCTTGGAGTTGAGTGTGATTTGAACCTCAGAGAGACTGAGCTGTGCCTAGGGCTGCCTGGTGGTGGTACTTCTACTGTGGCTGAGCCGGAGACTAAGGCTACCGGAAAGAGAGGCTTCTCTGAGACCGTTGATCTCAAGCTCAACCTTCAGTCCAAGGAAGATCTGAATGACAATGTAAAAAATATTGCTTCCAGGGAGAAGAACGACCTCCGTTCTTGCACAAAAGATCCAGCAAAGCCTCCAGCCAA GGCACAAGTTGTGGGTTGGCCACCAGTTCGATCATACCGAAAGAACATAATGGCGCAGAAGAACACCAGCGAGGAAAACACTGAGAAGGCAACCGTCGGTGGCGGAGGCTGCAGCGCTGCATTTGTGAAGGTTTGCATGGATGGCGCTCCATATCTTCGTAAGGTGGATTTGAAGATGTACAAGAGTTACCAAGAGCTCTCTAATGCCTTAGCCAAGATGTTCAGTTCCTTCACCACCG GTTACTATGGGGCCCAAGGAATGATAGACTTCATGAACGAGAGCAAGTTGATGGATCTTCTTAACAGTTCCGAGTATGTGCCAACCTATGAAGATAAGGACGGTGATTGGATGCTCGTGGGTGACGTTCCATGGGG GATGTTCGTTGATTCATGCAAGCGCTTGAGAATAATGAAAGGATCAGAAGCAATTGGACTTG CCCCAAAAGCTATGGAGAAATGCAAAGGCAGAAGCTGA